In Apis mellifera strain DH4 linkage group LG3, Amel_HAv3.1, whole genome shotgun sequence, one DNA window encodes the following:
- the LOC413486 gene encoding cytochrome b5 isoform X2, with translation MASENSTVDTAYTKFYTREEVAKHNNNTDLWFIIHNKVYNVTEFTTHPGGEEVLLEQGGQDCTEVFEDIGHSSDARELMEKFKIGELVEEERTQENNEFTEVSEINGSSGAWRSWLIPIALGVLATLVYRYFIKVH, from the exons atggCGTCTGAGAATAGTACTGTTGATACCGCTTATACTAAATTTTACACGCGGGAAGAAGTTGCTAAGCATAACAATAATACAGATTTATGGTTTATCATTcataataaagtttataatgTGACTGAATTTACaact CATCCTGGAGGAGAAGAAGTACTTTTAGAACAAGGTGGTCAAGATTGTACAGAAGTCTTTGAAGATATTGGACATTCAAGTGATGCAAGAGAATTaatggagaaatttaaaattggagaATTAGTAGAA gagGAAAGAAcacaagaaaataatgaatttactGAAGTATCTGAAATAAATGGTTCtag TGGTGCTTGGAGATCATGGCTGATTCCTATTGCTCTTGGGGTTCTGGCGACTCTTGTCTaccgttattttattaaagtacaTTGA
- the LOC413486 gene encoding cytochrome b5 isoform X1, translating into MASENSTVDTAYTKFYTREEVAKHNNNTDLWFIIHNKVYNVTEFTTHPGGEEVLLEQGGQDCTEVFEDIGHSSDARELMEKFKIGELVEEERTQENNEFTEVSEINGSSCSGAWRSWLIPIALGVLATLVYRYFIKVH; encoded by the exons atggCGTCTGAGAATAGTACTGTTGATACCGCTTATACTAAATTTTACACGCGGGAAGAAGTTGCTAAGCATAACAATAATACAGATTTATGGTTTATCATTcataataaagtttataatgTGACTGAATTTACaact CATCCTGGAGGAGAAGAAGTACTTTTAGAACAAGGTGGTCAAGATTGTACAGAAGTCTTTGAAGATATTGGACATTCAAGTGATGCAAGAGAATTaatggagaaatttaaaattggagaATTAGTAGAA gagGAAAGAAcacaagaaaataatgaatttactGAAGTATCTGAAATAAATGGTTCtag TTGCAGTGGTGCTTGGAGATCATGGCTGATTCCTATTGCTCTTGGGGTTCTGGCGACTCTTGTCTaccgttattttattaaagtacaTTGA